A region from the Lentimonas sp. CC4 genome encodes:
- a CDS encoding sulfatase, whose translation MKRPLICCLLALFSYLDAAQPNIVFVLIDDMGWSGTSVQIDPNLPSSKSSIYQTPQLEKLADAGMRFTNAYAPGPMCSPSRAGILTGKTPAEVQMTTPGGGGRTQDYQKLAGGSKDSSLSTDLDTIAKSLKSAGYATAHLGKWHIGRTGPEAYGYDVHDGSTGNEPPDSSPENPKDIFGINQRAFDFMEQQSQSDTPFYLQLSHYAVHSPVEARASSKERFKEVPSRGKNDAAGLAAMTYDIDDSIGQLRAEIEALGIADNTYLIVMSDNGGTGGGPRRGSDGPLNAGKGSLLEGGIRIPFFAEGPGIAAGSISRESITGCDLYPTFCEWAGTTIPTDLEGVSLASLLAGKQSTLNARSHLFHYPHYGQGPKQKPQSALILGDYKVLYDWESQSIQLFNLKDDLGETKDLSKSMPDKTQEMINLLHDRLKAIDASLPTPNPDYDPSAKAPTGRPKR comes from the coding sequence ATGAAACGACCCCTCATTTGCTGCCTACTCGCCCTGTTTTCTTATTTAGATGCAGCACAGCCGAACATCGTCTTCGTGCTCATTGACGACATGGGCTGGTCCGGCACCTCAGTGCAAATCGATCCGAACCTGCCCTCCTCGAAGAGTAGCATCTACCAAACACCACAGCTCGAAAAGCTTGCCGATGCCGGCATGCGTTTCACCAACGCCTATGCGCCCGGGCCGATGTGCTCCCCGAGTCGCGCCGGCATCTTGACCGGTAAAACACCTGCCGAAGTTCAAATGACAACGCCCGGAGGTGGTGGACGCACACAAGACTATCAGAAACTGGCCGGCGGCTCAAAAGATAGCTCGCTCTCCACCGATCTCGATACGATCGCCAAGTCACTGAAATCCGCTGGCTACGCCACCGCACATTTAGGCAAATGGCACATCGGACGCACTGGCCCAGAAGCATACGGCTACGATGTGCACGACGGATCGACAGGTAACGAGCCGCCAGACAGCAGCCCTGAAAACCCCAAAGACATCTTCGGAATCAATCAACGCGCCTTCGATTTCATGGAGCAGCAGAGTCAATCAGACACGCCCTTCTATCTACAACTCTCTCACTACGCTGTGCACTCACCCGTCGAAGCCCGTGCATCCAGCAAAGAGCGGTTTAAAGAGGTGCCCTCTCGCGGTAAAAACGACGCCGCCGGACTCGCTGCCATGACCTACGACATCGACGACAGCATTGGTCAGCTCCGCGCCGAGATCGAAGCACTCGGTATCGCCGACAACACCTACCTCATTGTCATGTCCGACAACGGCGGAACCGGCGGCGGCCCACGCCGAGGCTCCGACGGCCCGCTAAATGCTGGCAAAGGCAGCCTCCTCGAAGGCGGCATCCGCATTCCCTTTTTCGCCGAAGGCCCAGGCATCGCAGCAGGCTCGATTTCGCGGGAAAGCATTACTGGTTGCGACCTCTACCCGACCTTCTGCGAGTGGGCAGGCACTACCATTCCGACTGACCTCGAAGGCGTCTCACTCGCCAGCCTACTCGCCGGCAAGCAAAGCACACTCAATGCACGCTCCCACCTCTTTCACTACCCACACTACGGCCAAGGTCCTAAGCAGAAACCACAATCCGCTCTCATCCTTGGCGACTACAAAGTCCTCTACGATTGGGAAAGCCAAAGCATCCAACTCTTTAATTTGAAAGACGACCTAGGCGAAACGAAGGATCTCTCCAAGAGTATGCCCGACAAAACCCAAGAGATGATCAACTTGCTGCACGATCGCCTCAAAGCAATCGACGCCAGCCTGCCGACACCCAATCCCGACTACGATCCAAGCGCCAAAGCGCCGACTGGGCGGCCAAAG